The genomic interval GTCTCGCAGCAGCTCGTGCAAACCGCTCACGATTTCGAGGCCCGCGTCTACCGCAGCGAGCACCGCCGCCCGATGGTCCGACGGCAGACGACCGCCTTCCGTCGCGACGCCGATCAAGAGCGCGGTCGGCTCGAATGCAAGGGCTTCTTCGAACGACGCCACGATCGGCGCGGTCGACCCGAGCCAGGGCAACACGTCGATCACGCGTTTACCGGCAAATTTCGAGTCGATGACGGCCACGACCGACTCGCCGCGATAGCGTAAGACGCCGTGCGCGGTCTTCCCGCTCGACGTGGCGAGCATCCCTTCGGTCAAAATCGCGTATCGGCGTTCAGGTAGAGCGGACATGGTGCATGTCTACGGGAATCCGGCGGCGGCATCCTGCCAAAATTTCGCCATATATGCCAATTTTTCGTTCTTTTTGGCCGCTCAGCCGGTGCGCGGCCAGTACTGCAGATCGCGCTTGCGGTAGGGGATCGCGGCGAAATCCGCGCTGAGCGCTCCCGGGGCGCCGGCGTGGATCACGCGCGTCGCGAGCGGCGCGAATTTGCCCCAAAAATGGTGCGAGGATTTTACGACGATCGCGCGCTTGTCGTGCAGCGTAATGCCCAGCCCCGTAAACGCGTTCGGGGCGAACACCTGCGTGCGTACGGAGGCTAGGACGATATCGATGCCGGCGGTGTGGATCCAAGCGCTGCGGCCGAGCGAGGCCGGGCGCGAATCGTCCATATAATCCTGCGCGTGCGCCTGGAGCAGGCGGCGAACCGTGACGCGCGCATCGATCGGGTCGCCCGACGCCTTGCCCAATTTGCCGCCGAATCGCAGATCGATCTCGGCGCCCTCACCGGCCTCAAAGCACAGATCGACCGCGATCGGATCGTAGTAAGTTCCGGTAACGACGTTATCCATGCCGCGTTCGAGCAGCGCGCGGAGAACGAAGGTGCTATCGCCCGGCGCTCCGCCGCCCGCGTTGTCGGCGACGTCCGCGAGAACGAGCGGGCCGCGATGGGCGCTCGCGACGGCGTCGAGTGCTTGTTCGAGCGGTATCACCGGGAGCAACGCTTCCCGGCGCATCGAGAGAAAGCGTTGCCCAAACTCTCGCGCCACGCGCGCCGCGAGCGCCTCGTTACCATCCGCAATCGCGAGCATCTTCGTGCCCGCGTCGGCAACGTCGCCGTATGGAAATCCGTGAATCAAGCTGAGCGAGAGAATGCCGTCTCGCTCGCGGGCCGACATGTCGTCGACGAGCGAACGCAGCGGTTCCCTCGTCGTCGGCCACATGCCGATCGTGCTGCAGTCGAACGTCGCGGAGACCGGCCGCGTCCGCCCCGATGCCGCATCGACGCAAAGCCGATAGAGATCCCGCGCGCGATCGACAATGTCGGTATGCGGATATTCTTTGTA from Candidatus Dormiibacterota bacterium carries:
- a CDS encoding DUF1611 domain-containing protein, with translation MSALPERRYAILTEGMLATSSGKTAHGVLRYRGESVVAVIDSKFAGKRVIDVLPWLGSTAPIVASFEEALAFEPTALLIGVATEGGRLPSDHRAAVLAAVDAGLEIVSGLHELLRD
- a CDS encoding M81 family metallopeptidase produces the protein MRFFIATLATETNTFSPIPTGRQAFDRSPNQPDVASMSMWRELAQAGGHTVCESIVAVAQPAGPTVRAVYEGLRDELLADLERALPVDVVLLYLHGAMVAQGYDDCEGDVLGACRRLAGERAIIGAELDLHAHLTAQMLAAANVIVAYKEYPHTDIVDRARDLYRLCVDAASGRTRPVSATFDCSTIGMWPTTREPLRSLVDDMSARERDGILSLSLIHGFPYGDVADAGTKMLAIADGNEALAARVAREFGQRFLSMRREALLPVIPLEQALDAVASAHRGPLVLADVADNAGGGAPGDSTFVLRALLERGMDNVVTGTYYDPIAVDLCFEAGEGAEIDLRFGGKLGKASGDPIDARVTVRRLLQAHAQDYMDDSRPASLGRSAWIHTAGIDIVLASVRTQVFAPNAFTGLGITLHDKRAIVVKSSHHFWGKFAPLATRVIHAGAPGALSADFAAIPYRKRDLQYWPRTG